DNA sequence from the Candidatus Binataceae bacterium genome:
GATCAAGCCGCCCATTACTCATCAGATCGACCATCGCGCCTTCCTCGGCGATCCGGACAGGATTGTTGAATGGTAGCACAACCACTCCGCTGCCGAGACGGACGCGCTTGGTCACCGAAGCCATCGCGGCAAGCGTCAGCATGGGTGAGGCGCAAAAGCCGTATTCGGTGAAGTGGTGCTCTGGCGCCCAGATGTAATCGAAACCCATCTCTTCGGCTGCGCGCAACGTCTCGAGCTGTTCTTTAAAGATGCGATGCTCGGTTTTGCCGCCGGCGGGATGTTCGAAGAAATGCAGTACCCCGAAATCCATCTTCTTTACCTCCTTGGCTCTCGCGAGCCGCGTCAGATCTGGGGTCCACTCAGCGTGGTGAGAGTTTCCCTGGCGATAATTGGACAGCATCGGGCGTGCCAGTCTCCAATCCAGTCTTTTACGTTACGCACTCCGCGCATCGAACTCGATTAGTATTTGGCTGACGCAAATGGATACAGCGAATTGTATCCAACGGCGCCAGCACTATAGGTCGGCGAAATTTAGTGCCGATCGTGACCAGGCAGTCGGCGACAATGAAACGTCGGCCCTTCCGCCGATTAATGCCCCCATCCAAGGGACGTCGTTTGTGCCAGCACGCTTATTGCTCCCCGACAGCTTCGAATGCGGGTGGTTCTCAACTCGGCAAAGACGCGGGCAAATCGTTAGTCCGCTAGAACGGGAAAACCCATGAGTCGTTTTGACGATAGTGCGGGTTTTGTTTCCTCCCTCCGCATTCGCGGCGTCTCTGGATCTCCGCAGTGGCGCTTGCTCAGTGCAGAGGTCGGCGACAATTTTTGCTGGACCGCCTCTAAAACCGACCCACCATCGAGAACGCGTCGTCGTCACTCTAAAGGCCTGTACTGGGTATTTGGACTTGCCCCGGTTGCGTGAACACCCCGAGAAGCATGAAAGTGCGCTAGGAGTGGCTCATGGAAAAAGGCGGCAGGGGCAAGCGGCGGTCGTTTCGGCCGAGTACACGGCCGAGGCGTCACGGGGACTCCGGACAAGGCGACGGCGCCGACGGCGCAACCTTGTCGCCGAAACCGCGGGATTTCACCGACTGCGCCATCATGAGCAAGATACCCGACGCCACTATCGTCAAAGCGATCAAAAAAGGGCGGGGCAGCGGTCGCGCTGAGCAGAGATATGCCGGCATGGGGTGGGGAGCTTAGTGATAAGGCAGCTGAGGTTCCAGCTTCACGCGGGATATAAGAGCGCCCCTGACCGAGCGAAAAGGTGAGAAACAGCGCCACACCTGCGTCTAGCGATTTAGTCTTGCGCTTTGCCACTATTTCCAGGTGATTATTCGCTGGCGCGCACACGATAACGATTGAGCTTACTCGTTCGAGTCGAACTTGAAGCGCCATCGCAACCGCGGCAGCGCTATTGTCAGCTGGTGCCGGAGCGCAACTCTGCGTCATTGTGGTGAACCCAGCCACGCGTAGAATTTATTTCGCCGTCGCGCTGGTGACCGTTCTCATCATCGCTGGCACTGTCGGCTACATCGTGATCGAGAAGATGTCCCCCCTCGACGCGCTCTATATGACGGTCATCACCATCACTACCGTGGGCTACAACGAGGTAAAGCCGCTCGATAACGCGGGACGCTTTTTTACGATGGGATTGATAATGACGGGGGTAGGTACCGCCTTCTATCTTCTCAGCGCCATTACAGAGACGGTCGTCGGCGGTCAGCTCCGTGAGTTACTCGGCAGGAGCGCGATGAACCATAAGATTCATAAGCTCGAGAATCATGTCATCCTTTGCGGATACGGGCGGTTCGGACGCATCGTCGCAGAAGAACTCCACCGCAATGGTATGATTCCGGTCGTTATCGAATGCGACCCGACTAAAGAGGCTGACCTTGTCCGCGCGAACGAGCTGTATATCATCGGCTCGGCTCTCGATGAAAAGATCCTCGGCCAGGCTGGGATCGAGAGCGCCGCAGATATTGTCGTCGCGACCGCTTCCGATCCTGACAACGTCTACATCAGTCTGTCCGCGCGTAGCAGAAAACCGCGGATTCGGATCCACGCTCGGGCTGAATCTGAAATCGGCCTGAAGCATCTTAATCTCGCCGGCGTCGATCGCGCAATTTCGTCTTATCAATGGAGCGCCTTGCGCATCGCCAATGCGATCGCGCGCCCGTCGGTCGTGGATTTCCTTGGGCTTATTCTCCCCGGCCGCGGCGACGAAGAGATCAGTATCGAAGAGGTAACGGTTCCGGCGGGGAGCCATCTGAGCGGCAAAAGCATCGCGGAAGTTGAGCGTGAAAACGACCGCGTCCGCGTGGTGGCACTGAAACGCGACAGCGAACCTATAACCCTGATCCCGACTCCGCAGACTATTCTAGCCTCGGGCGACCTGCTCATCGCGATCGGGGCGCGCGCAAATCTGAGGAATCTCGCGACAATCCTCGAGAGTTGATATGCGCGTGTCAACGATCGTCCGAAATTCCTCCCTTTGGATCGTTTGAAACTCCCCCTCTCGGTTAGCGGTGTCCGGTTGGGGGTGCGCGAAGGGGAGCATGCCCCTCGCCACTCCGTGTGATAAGCCGTCATGGTTTCATGAGGCCTGCGGCGGCTCGAGTTTGAACTTGAGCAGAGCGGCCTTGAGCTTCTCCTTGAGTCTGAAGCTCTGGCCTTTGAGGTTGATCGCCATCGAATGGCGCCGCAGCCGGTCGAGAATGGCGCTGGCGATCACGGTGTCGCCGAAGACCTCGCCCCAGGCACCGAGACTCTGATTGCTGGTGATGATGAGCGAACCGCGCTCCTAGCGGCGCGAGACCAACTGGAAGAAGAGATTAGCGTCTTGGCGATCAATCGGCAGATAAGCCGATCTCGTCGCAGATCAGCAGCTGCGGGTGGGTCAGGAGTTCAGCCGCTCGTCGAGTTGCCTTCGGCCAACGCCTTGCCGAGCGTGGTAATCAGCGCGGTGGCGGTGACGAACAACGTGCGCACGCCCTGCTCGCAGGCCTTGACCAAGCGCGACCGCTAGATGACGCTTCCCGCCCCCCGGCGGTCCGCGCAACAATAAGTTGTCGCCGCTCTGGATGTAACGGCCGGAAGCGAGTTCGCGGATCTGCCTGGGGTCGATGGCGTGGCCTGTCCCGCGAAAAGCGGCACGAAAATGAGTTAGAGTCCGTCACCGAGAGGAGCCGGACGGATGCGGACGAGTCGGTTCAACGAAGAACAAATCATCGGAATACTGCGGGAACAGGCAGCGGGCGCGAAGACGCCAGAGTATGTCGGCGGGCACGGGCTCTCGGACGCGACCTTCTACAAATGGAAGGCCAAGGACGGTGGCCTCGAGGTCTCAGAGGCGCGGCGGCTGAAGGCGCTGGAGGATGAGCCCCGCCGGCTCAAGCAGCTGCTCGCCGAGGCGCCGCAGATAGCGCAGCGTCGAATGGCCGATGCCCACCAGCCTGCAGGCGCGCCGTTGGCTCAATCCGCTCACAGGAATCAACCTATCGTGTCAACTACCGTAAACTGGGACATTCCGATGAAAATTTTACCCGTGCGAGGTTTAACGCAAAGTGGCTGATCTGGACGTAACCTTTGGGGCTGAGATAGGCGAGCTGCAGAGCGGGTTCAGCACGCTGGCGAGCGCAGTTCACGATCAGATGACGCGACGTGGGCAACGTAAAGCGGCCGGATCGGATAACAACACAATAATTAGGTAGGAGGGACTATGTTACTACTCAACGATTCTATGTGGGAATCTGACAATCTCAGACGGCGACACTTTCAAGAAGTTGATCAACTGACGCAAGAATTCGACATGCGGGTTCATGCACTAGCACGCGAAGCGAGTGGGCTCGCTGCGCAAATTCGGCCGATTCTTTACAATCGAGAAACTTCGGAGCGGCACAATCGAAACTGTGCGCGCCGCTTTCAGGCGAGCGAACGATGCCTTGAGCGAAGCTGAGGCTCAGGCCCCGGCCGTCAAGGACGAAATTCGACGGCACAGGACGGATGGCTACAGCGAAAGTAGACGACGAGCAGCGTCGCCGACGCGAGGTGGCCGAAGAGGCTTCTCAATTGCACCCGATGTCCGCGCGCGAAA
Encoded proteins:
- a CDS encoding NAD-binding protein; this translates as MNPATRRIYFAVALVTVLIIAGTVGYIVIEKMSPLDALYMTVITITTVGYNEVKPLDNAGRFFTMGLIMTGVGTAFYLLSAITETVVGGQLRELLGRSAMNHKIHKLENHVILCGYGRFGRIVAEELHRNGMIPVVIECDPTKEADLVRANELYIIGSALDEKILGQAGIESAADIVVATASDPDNVYISLSARSRKPRIRIHARAESEIGLKHLNLAGVDRAISSYQWSALRIANAIARPSVVDFLGLILPGRGDEEISIEEVTVPAGSHLSGKSIAEVERENDRVRVVALKRDSEPITLIPTPQTILASGDLLIAIGARANLRNLATILES